From a single Bacillus marinisedimentorum genomic region:
- a CDS encoding anti sigma factor C-terminal domain-containing protein, which translates to MKNHNESVKEQGLNELFEDNKTSASLGSAVKKAKRRTIIRNVLISMAAVVFVFIIISFLWLFLMRSNEESAMHDMELFSRITSPNVEQLGVQSMGNGFLEGILFVDRYKEIGGIPVDWSDQVVTYSLFGGVSRLTGDHSPIQMPDKTDGRQRSYDRETKQRIMEFYHPEGEYDFIRNDMKRLNELPEDTLVEMAVSFDRMYTPDEIRSFIPDTVQLEWYWADTYTNKESFKKKEVEPGEGEEATLPATPELGSELYGFDHFSENPAKSEEIFIETIEEGLSRKDGKYHSEFERIHRHLTNNSTVLSSENVNVLGVVVSGPADELAALENLEAIRAAVLGVTADPQL; encoded by the coding sequence ATGAAGAATCATAACGAGAGTGTGAAAGAGCAAGGGCTTAATGAGCTTTTTGAAGATAACAAAACTTCTGCCTCTTTGGGAAGCGCAGTAAAAAAGGCAAAAAGGAGAACAATCATCCGCAATGTGCTCATTTCCATGGCCGCCGTGGTATTCGTCTTCATCATAATAAGCTTCCTGTGGCTGTTTTTGATGAGGTCCAACGAGGAAAGCGCTATGCATGATATGGAGTTGTTCAGCCGGATCACAAGCCCAAATGTGGAGCAATTGGGAGTTCAGAGCATGGGGAATGGCTTCCTGGAAGGCATTTTATTCGTTGACCGGTATAAAGAGATTGGTGGAATCCCGGTCGACTGGAGTGATCAGGTTGTCACCTATAGCCTATTCGGCGGTGTCAGCAGGTTAACGGGCGACCACTCGCCGATTCAAATGCCTGATAAAACGGATGGCCGGCAGAGGAGCTATGATCGGGAAACGAAACAAAGAATTATGGAATTTTACCATCCGGAAGGAGAATATGACTTTATCAGAAATGACATGAAGCGGCTAAATGAACTGCCGGAAGACACACTGGTAGAAATGGCAGTTTCATTTGATCGAATGTATACTCCCGATGAAATACGGAGCTTCATTCCGGATACAGTTCAGCTCGAGTGGTATTGGGCTGATACGTATACGAACAAAGAAAGCTTTAAAAAGAAAGAGGTTGAACCTGGAGAAGGAGAAGAAGCCACATTGCCGGCAACACCTGAATTGGGATCAGAGCTTTATGGTTTTGATCATTTTTCTGAAAATCCAGCGAAGAGTGAAGAAATATTCATTGAGACAATTGAGGAGGGCCTGAGCAGAAAGGATGGGAAATACCATAGTGAATTTGAACGCATTCACAGACATTTGACAAACAATTCTACCGTACTTTCTTCAGAGAACGTAAACGTTCTGGGTGTAGTCGTATCAGGCCCGGCCGATGAACTTGCCGCACTGGAAAACCTGGAAGCCATTCGGGCAGCTGTTCTTGGTGTAACAGCTGATCCTCAGCTATAA